From Labrus bergylta chromosome 22, fLabBer1.1, whole genome shotgun sequence, one genomic window encodes:
- the arsj gene encoding arylsulfatase J, translating to MFILWVPLSLFLSFIISQTWSVQLSWENWNAEQRNRANEFEKTSTQPHIVFILVDDQGFRDVGYHGSEIKTPTLDRLAAQGVKLENYYVQPLCSPSRSQLMTGRYQIHTGLQHSIIRATQPNCLPLENVTLPLKLKQAGYSTHMVGKWHLGFYKRGCMPTQRGFDTFFGSLLGSGDYYSHYKCEGPGMCGYDLYEGEEAAWEQDRGMYSTVMFTRKAINILANHNPRRQPLFLYLAYQAVHSPLQVPARYLERYKGIPNLHRRKYAAMVSCLDEAIHNLTLALKRYGYYDNTVIVYSSDNGGQPLSGGSNWPLRGSKATYWEGGIRAVGFVHSPLLVNKGTKCRSLVHITDWFPTLVTLGEGTLDEDLNLDGYDVWEAISEGRPSPRHDILHNIDPIYIKAKNGSWKAGYGIWNTAVQAAIRVGHWKLLTGVPGYSDWVPPQTFSNQRLTNRWHNERVRWDRGKSVWLFNITADPYERVDLSQRYPHIVKKMLLRLAQYNKTAVPVRYPSKDLRSNPQYNGGVWGPWYKDSKEEQEVDERYNYLFNNHLGKRRWKNKSMNRKLKRKV from the exons atgttcattttgtgGGTCCCGCTGAGTTTGTTCCTCAGCTTCATCATTTCCCAGACGTGGAGCGTTCAGTTGTCGTGGGAAAACTGGAACGCGGAGCAGCGGAACCGGGCGAACGAGTTCGAGAAGACGAGCACTCAGCCGCACATCGTGTTCATCCTGGTGGATGATCAGGGCTTCCGGGATGTCGGGTACCACGGGTCAGAGATCAAAACCCCGACTCTGGACCGGCTCGCAGCGCAGGGAGTGAAACTGGAGAATTATTACGTGCAGCCGCTCTGCAGCCCGTCCAGGAGCCAACTCATGACCGGCAG gTATCAGATCCACACAGGCCTTCAGCACTCCATCATCCGAGCTACCCAGCCCAACTGCCTCCCCCTGGAAAATGTCACCCTGCCCCTGAAGCTCAAGCAAGCGGGATACTCCACCCACATGGTTGGCAAGTGGCACTTGGGTTTCTACAAACGTGGCTGCATGCCCACCCAGCGCGGCTTCGACACCTTTTTTGGCTCCCTACTAGGAAGCGGGGACTACTACAGTCACTATAAATGTGAAGGGCCTGGTATGTGTGGGTATGACTTGTATGAAGGGGAAGAGGCAGCTTGGGAGCAGGACCGTGGCATGTACTCAACTGTGATGTTTACTCGAAAGGCCATCAACATCTTAGCCAATCACAACCCTCGCAGACAGCCTTTGTTTCTCTACTTAGCCTATCAGGCGGTGCATTCTCCACTGCAGGTTCCTGCACGCTACCTCGAGCGCTACAAGGGTATTCCAAACCTGCATCGACGTAAATATGCTGCCATGGTGTCCTGCTTGGACGAAGCCATCCACAACCTCACGTTAGCGTTAAAACGCTATGGATACTATGACAACACAGTCATAGTGTACTCCTCAGATAATGGGGGCCAGCCATTATCAGGTGGAAGTAACTGGCCCCTGAGGGGAAGTAAAGCCACTTACTGGGAAGGAGGGATTAGGGCGGTGGGCTTTGTTCACAGTCCACTCTTGGTGAACAAAGGGACAAAGTGTCGATCTTTGGTACACATCACTGACTGGTTCCCCACATTGGTGACGCTGGGCGAGGGGACTCTAGATGAAGATCTAAATCTGGATGGGTATGATGTCTGGGAGGCCATCAGTGAAGGACGGCCATCTCCTCGTCACGACATTCTCCACAACATTGATCCAATCTACATCAAAGCCAAGAACGGTTCATGGAAAGCCGGGTACGGGATATGGAACACTGCCGTTCAGGCTGCGATCCGGGTCGGTCATTGGAAGCTCCTCACGGGTGTCCCTGGTTACAGTGACTGGGTGCCACCTCAGACTTTCTCCAACCAGCGGTTAACCAATCGCTGGCATAATGAACGTGTTCGCTGGGACCGTGGTAAATCCGTCTGGCTCTTCAACATCACGGCTGACCCTTATGAAAGGGTGGACTTGTCTCAGCGTTACCCTCACATAGTGAAAAAGATGCTATTGCGGCTAGCGCAATACAACAAGACTGCAGTGCCCGTACGCTACCCATCTAAAGACCTGCGGTCCAACCCTCAGTACAATGGAGGCGTTTGGGGACCATGGTACAAAGACTcgaaggaggagcaggaggtggATGAGAGATACAATTACTTGTTTAATAACCATCTTGGAAAAAGAAGGTGGAAAAATAAATCGATGAACAGAAAGTTGAAAAGGAAGGTATAA